The stretch of DNA TGGTCCGCATATGGATGTGCGTTCGCGTTTCGCGCAAGTTGTGGATCTGTGTTTCTATTGGCTACAGGTTGTGGATCTGTGTTTCTATTGGCTGCAGGTTTTCGCGCAGTGGTGCATTGTGGAGAAGAAGACGAAATTGTGGTCCGGTGCATTGCTTCCGACAAGggtggcggctgccatggtgatggaaagagatgatgaaaattaggGTTGCTCGAGCATGGTGCAGATGCGtggaagaagatggtggtggctgcTGCGTTTCGTCGGCGAGATGATTGGCTTCGGTTCTATTTTGACCCGAGACAGAAACGGaactctatggcttcgggtaacAATCGAGGCCAAAAAGGGTGCCTTTTGGTCTCACCCCagtatgcctcggttctagacccgaggcaaaatgaggaaaataatCAGGGCAAAAAACCTTTACTGTAGTAGTGTATTCAACTAAAACAACAATCACACAATCTACTAATTCAGTTTAACATATCAAATTCTAACTTTCACGAATCACAGTTCACACATCAAACATGattaaatcaacaatattaactAGCTTTTCTCTAGTTAGGTGCAATCACAAACAATTAAGTCCCatcaatatttgtataaaacattattaGGGATAGATGTTCCTAAATTCTAAAGATGTAGTATACAGGTTACTCTACTTACACACATGGAATTCTAATCAATGATGAGAATACATCCTAGCATTCTTAACCACACAAAGATTTATTTTGAATCATTAAACACTACATGCAAGTCCAAAACACTCCTGATGCAGTAGATTTCTTAAAGAAACATAAATGAGAGATAAAAACTGGACTTACTATATTCAAGATTATGATTAGATAAGATTGTGAACCTCAACAAGGGTGCATTTTTTTGGGAAGAATGATTTGAGAGAGAGTGAGTAAATTGATTTAGGTGAATTTGAAGGtgaaatttatgttatttttttaagagatttgaAGGTGATACCAGAGTTAATTTGAgaataaattttgtgaaagtttatGAAAAATTTGACTTATGTaactaatgaaaaataaaatttaattgatgaaaaataagaataccaaattgtccttgttgttaaaagtaatgtaaaattatacgtagataaattttaattaattttgaatttttttatgatgaataaaattattaataatgtttattaattgaaaaaaatattataatatatttgagtaaaaaaattaaatattttaattttcaatattaaagaaaaaaattaaacatttgtGATGACACCATTAATAAAAAGTCAActaaaatatcacataatatcTAATATCTAAAAAAGTATATGTATAAGAACATATGGAAGTGCACTATTGTTGCATTTttgcaataaaataaaattgataaaatggTTATAATCATTATCAAATCTCAACTTAGAAGAGAAATGTTATATAGAGAGATCTCTCAAAttaccatttttttatattttccattCAATAAAAAGGAATACTAAAAATCCCTCAAATTAACACTTCTTATCACTCTTGAATAATAATTTCTTGTAAAATAACATATCTAAAAGATCTATGAccggatatttaaaaaataaaaagatgaagTCAAAAATGTAAAGAGAAAGTAAAgcaaatgtttaatttttttttaaaatattataaaatgaaactcattgacaaaaaaattaatttataaatttatttttttaataatcaaatgaaaatattgaaatataattaagaaaatctcagtattaataaataaaaatattaatctaaaattCATGTAACACTTTTGTGACTATAATACCGTGACCACACACCTCTTTCTATCTCTCTCTCCATTTATTACATTTAGTTAGCTTATTAAAGAAGCTATTGTCCATATTCTCCCTTTCCTTAAAGTTCAGAACctttccttcttttcttttttttagttttgtatttcTTTCAGTAGAAAAAATACATACTTTTTATTGTGTATACAAAAcacgttttttttaattattttatctacaTGTTTAACTTTAAAAACTAATTGAACTGCACTGACTCTAATCAGTTAactttatgtttaatatttttatgcatTAACTACAAATCATAATTAATGCATTAcgtttaattaatatatatatatatatattattctttgactttattagtttcttttaaattttctcttcttgcaataatgtttattttatatgttcTTAATGAATTATAACTccatataaaaacaaaataatttataaattaatcttacattaaacatgatattttataataatttaaggacataaaatatatttaatttttttaaatataaaattacaattaaatacAGAGAATAACGTAGGAAGAGTACCATATAAAATGCCTCTGTCTTACAGCTACCTCATATTCTAAACATCTTTCTCTCTCTGTGATTCTGCAAACTAAGGTGAAGAAGGCAAGAACCCACATTTCAGACATGGCTGAAGAGGGAACAGTTATTGCCGTTCACACCGTTGAGTCGTGGAAAGAAGAATTCCAGAAGGGAAAGGACTCCAAAAAGCTGGTTAGTACCCAAACAAACTTTAACTTCTTCATCACCTTAACTTTGTTTTCTCTGAGATCTCTTCAGTTTAAGGTTCAACACTCAGtggtttattttgttttcattaattatgaaagtaccactctttttttttatcagtttcTAGCTTAATAAATCTGTgctgaaaatattaaaaatgtaatcttttttttttctctattccATGGATAATATTTGAAAACCAATTAAAAAACCCAGGATGGTGTTTTTACATTTAAAGAAAAGTGAGCAAATAACACAAGGaaccttttttttctgttgttgTCTATTCATGTGCTTTATAAGGGTTTATAACATGTTACtttctttatataaaaagaaaattagatcTCTATATTATGTAGGATGTTATCTTTTCACTACACCATCTTCCTCTTAAATTACTAGGTTGTGGTGGATTTTACTGCTTCCTGGTGTGGTCCATGCCGTTTTATTGCCCCAATTCTTGCAGAGATTGCTAAGAAGATGCCTGAAGTAACCTTCCTCAAGGTGGATGTGGATGAACTGAAGGTAAGAACATGAATCTACTTTgtcacattattttatttttaagcttAAAAGATCATGTGAACTTTTTGTTGCTGTATAGTAGTATACTATGGATTGTTCATTGCATTGATGTTTTCAGAGTGTTGCTGAGGAATGGTCCATTGAGGCTATGCCAACCTTCTTGTTCTTCAAAGAGGGTGAGCAGGTGGACAAGGTTTTGGGTGCTAAGAAGGATCCCCTGGTAGCGACCATAACCAAGCATGCTACTGCTGTTGCTTGAAGTGAAGTACCATCAGCATCACATGAAGAagatcaacaacaataataaaacattttaatatgttCTTATATCATTGTGCATGTTTTCTCTATCTATGGTTATGCAGTTTGCAGAACATGAGTTACGgatgaaaataaattgttgTGTTGCCTCTTATTTACATGAAAATAAATGGACATTTAAGTACTAACTTTATGAGCATAGTATTTATGAGAATGTTTGGCCTTGTGCCTGTGTTTTCTTATCGTTCCCTTGGACTTATCTTTTTCTGTATATGATTTGTTTGACGGGGTAAACACTATAAGTACTATAAGGGTATTTTTAGTACTATATATAGTCAAGGGTTTTTGGTAAACTACAACAATGAAATGCTGCTTCCACAACTGTACTTAGAATCAGTTAGTGATGCACTTCAAATGATGTTCTTagtgtttttattgttataatactGAAAGATAATATGATGTTATAAAAAAGTATGGTAGAAAATCTTGAGAAATAAATAACCACTGATATACTTGATACTTGCATTGCGTATGTTGAGATATACAAATTACAAGAGTGACATAAGCACAACTctgaattttgtaattttttcacttccAAGAACAATACAAATGGACAATTAAGtccagaaaataaattaaaaagcaaaTTTGCCACACTTTTTTATGTAATCTGCCATTCTCCATCAGATGCAAGATCAAGAGAATGTGGAATTGGAGATGAACACATCAACGGTTGAACCAAACTCCGTACCAAGTGTAGCAAATTTCATCAACACTATGATCTACCATTGCCAATGGAAGCCAGAGAACTGCACAAATAgaaatccaatttttttatgtcGATTATTACCACAGAGCTACTAATATTCACGTTCTTTCAGTTCTTTGAATTGGATTCACTAGATGCTGGTGTATGTATTGTTCTTTTCTGTAAAGATATTTTCCAAGGATTGCCACCCAATTCTTCAAGCACTACTATCAAGTTCTTTGTTGGCTTTAACCATGATCTTGGCACGTGATACCTACAAAATTCCAAATAGAAAAAGGTTAAATCAACTCTTCCATTGTCCAAATTCACGGCCGGGGCTTACAGATAAAGTAGCTTTGGACACATTCAAGGGTGTGTGCTGTGTTTA from Vigna unguiculata cultivar IT97K-499-35 chromosome 8, ASM411807v1, whole genome shotgun sequence encodes:
- the LOC114194164 gene encoding thioredoxin H-type 2-like, with amino-acid sequence MAEEGTVIAVHTVESWKEEFQKGKDSKKLVVVDFTASWCGPCRFIAPILAEIAKKMPEVTFLKVDVDELKSVAEEWSIEAMPTFLFFKEGEQVDKVLGAKKDPLVATITKHATAVA